Part of the Plectropomus leopardus isolate mb chromosome 7, YSFRI_Pleo_2.0, whole genome shotgun sequence genome, GacctcagaaaacaaaaaaatatggagCCGCCCTTTATGCATGCATACGTTTCTTTCGTCAGCAGCCTTAAACATTCCTGCAAAGCAGCTGtctgagttttttaaaagtttagtttGTGGTTTACAGAGTAACTGTGAAAAGTAGAAAGGACATGGAAGGATTCAGAATTCAGAAGAATGAGATGACGACAGTCATAGTATTTTTAAATCCTCCATTTCCCCTGCGTGTGCAAATTCGTTCTTATTCAGTGAGCAGTTTTAGGAAGTTGCCTAAAAGTGTGGATAAAAGGCCAAAccatgaaaaaatatgttaatgaaATCACCAACAACAGCGTGAATATGGTCTTAGACACGTTTCACAGTTCACTCACACAGTGAACGAGAGAGGAGTGCGGTGAAGAGACGGACAGGTGTGTGCTCTGGCTGTAGTGTGTCAGATCGTGTGCAACAGCAGTAATTTAAGAACCAAGATAACAAGAGGCAGCCGCAGTGTGAGAGCTCTTCACTCTGAATGTGGCTTCAAAGACTCGACAGGATAGCGAGGAGCCCTCATATCCAACAGCGAGGGTGCGTATGgggaagggggagagaggggtaACAAAACTTGTGAACAGGTGGTGAGGAGCAAAGATGAAAACATGTGTCCGGTGCTGGAAGGAAGGACGGGAAGGAAGACAGGGAAGTGTGAAGGGAATACTCTACGGTtgctcctccttcttcttcagTGATATACGTTTCTTCCTGGCAGCGAGCATTTCGTAGAAGGGGTCAACACTGACAGCAGATCTGAAACGGTGACAGAAAAGCACTGTTAAGGGGGGGattgtaaaaatgaacaattaGAAGACAGACATACTGTTCAGACCTGCACAGTACGACATGTGCGTGGACATCACACGAACAGACAGAACCCAGAGTCCATCCACCGTCTGCACCAATCACAAGTCTCCGTTCAACAGACCCTAACTCGACGTCATCAGAAAAACGTCTCTCCCCGCTGCAGCTTACCGAACTTTATCGCACCTTTGTTACTCACCTGGTTCATTGTTCCATGTGTCTactaaaaattcattttttcaacatgctattttatgctgttattgactgtttttgcagattttaatgccatggcgtttctcagcacgctcttttatgctttttttcaggtgtttaaagctgtttttgagacgtgtcgttcattgacatttttaccaccttgccttgctttttgggtcatttttttgacgtgctatattttggtgttttgggccgtttttgcacgttttaatgctatggcgtttctcagcgcactattctatgctgtttttaggtgtttaaatctttttttggggacatgtcattttttgacatttttaccaacctatagccttgctttttgggtcattttttcaacatgctattttatggtgttattggctgtttttgcagattttaatgccatggcgtttctcagcacgctattttatgctgttttcaggtgtttaaagctgtttttgagacgtgtcgttttttgacatttttaccatactatagccttgctttttgggtcattttttggacgatGCCATCATAGGCATTTAGTTTTTTATGTTACATACCATCCAGACAGCTGTTAGTATTTTGAAATTAGGCCCTTAAACAAGAGGCTCTCTTGTGTTTGGCGTTTCTCACTGGTCTAACACTACCCGCATTTCTCGTGTGACATTATCTGACATTTCCATTTTCGTACTTGATGCTGTGGATCCATTCGTCCTTCTCCTCAGGTGTCGGGGCGGAGATACGGTACACCATGTGGTTTCCTTCCACTACTCTCCCATCGGCCTCCGTCTTGCACGCCTTGATCAGCTGACCACGGTTGTTGGGAATGTACAGCTCAAAGCAGTTCTGGATAAACAATcacaatatacagtaaattGTGAAATTTATACAAAAGATAATTACGTATGCCTTATAAGGAtcagcaaaaatgcaaacttaCAGGTTTTCTTGGGTCTTCTACCTCACGGATACTGAGGTTTTCCAAGGGAATGATACCTCGCGGTTCCTTATCCTGTTAGTGAAAAATGCAATCACAGCACATAAGAGCCAAAAGAGTTACTGCAACATTCAAAGGGTTttatttcaggttttattgGTTAAATGAGTCCCAAAAGGAATCAGAGTGCAAGAATTAGCAGAAATTTAACCAATCTCACCATGACTTCTTTTGCTAAAAATCACCAAGTTAgaggaaaataataattattttcattgcgaactttttttccacaaagcGAGCAAATCATTtaccacaaaaatgaaaatccagGTTACAGCTGAAATCAATCTGTTATTAAGTTCTTAGGTGCATCACTTCTGAGCAGCATTTCAGAAAGTGATCAGTTCTGAATTTATTGTGTCACTATGTAACTTGGTTGGATCCTAAACTTCACTGAGAGTCCTCCTGGAAGAAGCGTTTGTGTTAGTGTTGTTACGGTAGCGTGCCTTTGATGTGTCGCCTATTATGACCAGTCTGActtgtgtctcttttgtttttgttgagcgTGGGCAACCAAACCAGTTTCCCTTCTGGGGTTTAATAGTTATGCGTCTAATCCTCGACTTCAGTCACCAAActtcaaacacaacaacaacaatgccactaattctgttgtttttttctcagaaaagcaaacacaacTGCGACACCAACATCCAGCTCAGAAAGTTTAAAGGGATAGCTTGGATTTTTGTAGTGGAGTTGTATGAGGAACTTgtccacagtcagtgtattacatacagtagatgtcagtcggcacaaccacaaaaacagtaattgtaCTTTGcagaacatgggagctgctggtcaacCGTTACCTCTTATGgggagtttgtttgtgttattgtgtgactttggtgaatctgaacaaACTCTTTAatacaaagtcacacaataacacaaacaaactcaccaTTTCATGTAACGGTTGACCAGCAGCAACTTGGAGTGTGCCGACTGCCATCCACTGTAGTTAATAAACTGAGTGGATAAATACCTCGTACAACTGACCCGGAGCTATCTGAGTAATTTACCAGATGAATCTAAAATCTGTCAAATTCACTTAAATACTGCATGTGGACACAAAGACTTACTGTGGTGTATTCAAAGTAATAAAGGCAGTTGTCTGTGAGAATGAACCATCGCCTTTTCCAAGTTTTCACTCGTCCCCCTGAAACACAAGAACACGGACATGACGAtgacaggaggagaaaaggacTTCCTTAGGGGTCAAAGTTGTACAACTACTCTAAAATTTCTACATTCTTACAGGTAACTACGTGgctatttttttaactacaaCAACTGTCTGTACATACCTCCTGAGAAAACAAGCATCAGCAGTAGAGGTTGGAAATCGCAGGGAAGAAGCAGAGACAGAAGGGACCGGAGGAtttagagagagacagaggacaaacagacaaaaagagagacagacagggaggaggaagagaaagagattaTATTAGTGACACAGAGATCACAGGCCCCGccatgcaaaagaaaacaaacagatttttaggCTGTTGTGAGGCAAGAAAGTGAGTCTCTGGTTCACCGTCACGCTATGGCAATGTTCGAGTGCCGCAACACTGTGAGCTGATAATTCAAGTGGAGGCAAAGAGCCAGCAAACCTCAGAGACAGGAGGGCAGGTTTGTCATAGCACAAAGCCTTAACAGAGAACAAAGCACTCCAGCATACAGAACACACTCCACACTGGATTTGATTAAGTGTAACAGATCAGTGTTAAAGCCAAAACGTAGGGTAGAAGTCTTCCTAAAGCCTCACGGGCATCATCTCACCGAGTTTAAGAAGCCAGCCCTCTCTGTCCGGGTTGAAGAAGGTGTGTGTCAGGTCGTTGCCGTCGTCCTCTGGGATCTTGAACGGCTCATTTTTAATGCTTTCGTAGAGATTCTGGAATAACACACAAGATAGTAAAATAAGCTTATTAAAAATCTCTTTACTGGGTTCAGTTTAATTGTCTTATAGCCGTctccaaagaaaaacaaaatggttaTTCGTACTCTGAGCAGGTCCTCGGGAAGGTCTCCCCCCTCGTTGATGCCTCGATTCATCGAGATGAAACGGTCCACTCCAGGTTTGTCCCTCACATTTGGGTTATGGAGGCTTGTGTTCAGCATTATGATGGCAAATGACAGCACGTAACATGTGTCTGCGGACAGGAGGGACATGCGAGACAAAGCAGGTTTGTTGAGTTTTGTTCTACACAAAAACGCACGTTAACGTATGTTAAAtatctttttgtcatatttgctgagaCTGTCAGACAGTAGTGCATGTGACAgatcatttgttaaaaaaagaacaaacacatgTTCCTCTGCCTCTTAGTTTTGTTTCCAATGGCATTACAGcctgagaacaaaaacaaccaaacagagccgaggagtctctaacgcagctgtcaatcaataGGGGTTTTCTTTTGGTACTTTTGGCACACAGAGTCTCACTAGACCTCTGCTAACAGCTCACCTCCAAGAGGTAACCTGCTTTTACCTGCCCAGCTGTGTGATGGAAAATAAGCGGGACTTgatgctttaaaatgtaatttgactCAAGACACGCCATCACCACAGCTAAAGAGAGCACTagaatatgtttctgaaaacatctgaggacAGAAATAAGCCATGTAATTACAGAAAGTTCATTTTGACCACCGCTGCCTAGTTTAACTTTAGTTTACGAGTCTCTATTGACGTGACTGATAGCTACATTAGAGACTCcccggctctgattggttgttttcgttCACATTTGATAAGGACATTACATGTGCAATAAAGCAACAGAGTAGGCAgaggaatatgatttttttcacagtttgtcTGTTTCATTTAGTGTATATGTAGTGACAgattcagcaaatatgacaaaatatgtttttttataaaagttatcAATGTAGCtttaatattagaaaaaaaaccaacagctGGTTTTgacccaaataaaaaaaaatatttcttttcacCACCATCACTCTCTGAAAACAAAGGGTATGGCATCACTGAACCTCATCTAAAAcaatttaaggaaaaaacaaatgcaaaacagcagTGTTTCTTCAGCTTACAGCAAGAggaatttaatactttttaatatttttttcaatgcattcaactgaaatttaagactgatttcaCTGTAACCAAAATTGGGGGGAAATGGGGGGGATCCACTGGGACCCTGAATAGTTTGACTGAGAAGCAGTGTTTAGAAATTGGCAGACTCCTCTGGCATTCATTTCTGGTAAGAGACTtattgtttgtgtgcttgtgcacCTTCTGGGAAGTGCCTCTTCCTGTTATccatcataaaataataaaacgaGATTTATAAGAACAGCTCCACGTCACACACAGACGTCCAAACATCCAACGTTAGGATGGTACCAGATCGCCCTACGTGAACTGCAGTGTGACGTGTTTGTGTTTACCAGTGCTCTGGAAGACGCCGGGGTTGCAGTGGCAGTATCTCTGAGCAAAGGCCTCCATCATTCTGTCGATCTTCTGGGCTTCACCAGGCAGACGGAAACTCCACAGGAACTGTCTGCAGAGAACAGGTCGGTGTTCAGGTCAAGTCGGAGGGAACAAACTTGGCAATCAAAGCAGAGTTACACTGTCACTAATGCTCTCTTGCACAATTTTCCCCTCCGTAACCTGAAGTAGCATACAGAGTGGGACTTTCCACTGTGGAGAAACTTTGGCTACCTGAGAATATGACGACAATGTTCAAGAGATTTTCTTCCtaattcaaatcaaaatgtataaaaacaaacaaacagttcacCTGAGGGCCTGGACGAGGTTGAGATCAGTGAACTCGTGGAGGTCAACGAAAGCCTGAAGCACTTTGATGTTGAAGTCGTCCCTGCAGAACAGCAACAGAGAGATCACAGTCACAAAcggcaaacagacaaaaaaagcagaaaaaggacATTTGAGGACCGAGCACCTTTCTCCAAGGTAATCTCCTATAGCGGTCTTGTTGAGGCCCTCTCCTTTGTAGAGGAACTGAGCGATGTCCTCTGAAGTGTGTCTGAGCAGCTCGTTCTCCACCAGAAACACGATGCcctgcagagagggaggagccTGTCACCACACAGCCTAAACGTTctcctttcccaccaaaattagcatgtgcacgCAGGTTTCtcaaacatgggtaaacccactaaataCAGGCGATAGGGTTTATTCCCATTGCCAGTAAACACTGCGGCCAGTCTGCCTTTGTCAGTtggcgaatgtgtgtgtgtgggctgatttgttggtgtgtccatgcGACATCACGGACAGGCAGGAGGGCAAACATTCGAAAGCAACAGGATAAACTTTTCAGtagtttcttctctttcttcttctctcttatTCAGCCtctttttcaaacttggtgcagaatAGCAATCAAAtccattcccattgcattaaagaGCCAGATTCTTGCGGGtgttggcagttttttttttacctttttgggGTCCATGTTGAATTTCTTCCTTCCCATGGCCACATGCCTGCTTTTCTGCAGAGTTTTACTGCAGagagcaaaaatgtaaaacattagAAAGATTTTGTGGCTTTCAAATCACATCTCCTTATCAATAGCTCTAAAGGTTCAGACTTACAAATTCCAAATGACTATGGACCATGAGAGCATATTATCACGACACTTCAGCGgttttaacaaaaattatacatttaacaTTAATAAATCGCTGTGCTTCACGCAGTTAAAAATTGCATGTCATCATTCAATGTATTTGACTTTCAAAAGCTAAAATAACATCACTTACGAATTGTTTAAAATTGGTGTTGTTATCAAGAAAGACAACTCTTGTCATCTTTGCCGTGCAAAAATGGAGAATCTGACGTTGTTAAGGGAATACTACAACAATGTTACTCTGCATTTTCTTCTCACCTGCCCTCTGTGCTGGTCTCCAGTCCCTCCACCTCCAAAATTGCCTCCCTTAATTCCTCTCTGAGCCTCTGGATCTCCTGCAGCAGGACGCCCTTCCTCCTGCGGATGTCCTCCAGCTCAGAGCGCTCCTCTGGGCTCAGGTCTACTGGGACTGTAagggaaaagaagaagaatgacTCTgttaatgctgctgctgcacataCAATAAATGGTAACTGTGCCCTAAAAACCTAAAGCAGACTGTCTTTATTGGTAACATAATAAGCCATCAAGGACAACTATTTTGAGAATGTCACTGTAACTAAAAATGGCTATGACCAATTCATGCTATCAATATCTTACAATGGAGAGGTGTCGAAGAGGAGGGGTACACTCGAGTGTTTTGTTTGATCTTTTATAGACAAAAGGCTCTTAGTTTCAAAGCAAAGTTACACAACTAATGACgactacattttttattttggctagCGTGAACTGATGCTGAAACTAAACTATTGAGAAAATAGTGAATTGTAATATTGAATTGTAATCTGCAGGGTGATGCATGGAAAAATGAGACTGGTCACTTAAATTGACTTTCTGATTTTCACTAACAATTctacacaaaaaagtgatttactACCAATTAAAATTGCGTATTAATACAACAcactttttcacatttcctgAATCTGtcccattttttttgtcctacCTCTGCCCTTCCCTGGTTCCTTATCTTATTATTGCACCCAGTTTGTGCAATCTGAAAATCTGACCTGCCACTGCAGTATAATGTATGAGAGCTTTAAGACTGCCCACCCGCTGAGTTGTGATACACTCCAGTAATAGAGCAGACAAGCACTTCATGTGTACAATGCTACCGTTAAGTTTGGAGTCAAACAgccagtttcatttttaaagcattttttaccacaaatacatttgtaaaattaaaaaaaaaacatttataggCTGGTTCTCAAAGCCTAATCTGACTCCCTACTGGCAAAATACCCAAATTAGTTAAAGCTCTGTTAAATAAAccataaatgaaatattttctggtttatcACTTGTGATATGAAGCCGAGTAATTACTTAAAGTTGTATTTGCTGGGTTGTCATGATGAGATTTCAGCCAccagcaaaataaaatctataaaataaaaggtgAGTGAATTTTCATTTGTGGAGCTCACTGCAGTGTCAACGGTTCATTTCAACACCTTACAGCTGTTAACAACAAGTGTTCACAGTGAGAGCTGTGATATTTAGACTTAATGATGATTCATCAGTcactaaattacattttaaataatagtaGAAGCACCAGGCTAGTTCCAAtactgttgtcaaaaatattgatttatcaataaatattgttctgaatatttgaaacagttttaGTACTCATATTGTGTGGTATCAAAACACCGGCACCAGCTGTGCTTTCTTGCTCTCatctttttgttaatgtttactgcaGTCGTTCTGCTAATCTCTGCTACTAATCAAGAATGGTTGTCTTTTCAAACGTTATAGCTTTGTAATATCTAATTTTATAACACTTAAATCGAATTCCctcattttcagtgtttccctGTAGTATAGAAAATGGCataaatatcagtattttttaaggCTTTATTGTACCAAAGTTATAAATTCTAGTATCACAACACCAAGGTAAAAAAAGTGGcatacaggtaaaaaaaaaaacaaaaaaaacccttatttAGCTGATGTTGGCTGAGGGAACAAGTACAAATGTTCTTGTTTTCATGGCATCAAACCCTTGACAATAGTGAATCTAACAACATAGCTTTAAGGGATGTTACTAGTGTTACAGTTGAgttatgcagttttttaaagacatctgCCAAAATGTGGCTCTCCCAGTTTGGTCAGCATGTCACattatatttctaaaataaagagaaaaaaagctggcttgtaaatgtattttgacAGCACATATAGACTTTTACAACCTGGTGCCAGTTTACACCTAGATACAATTTAAGCAGTCTAATATGGCAGCCCTGCACTAAATCCTACCATAGTAAATGTTATAAAACGCAGTTATCAGTTTGAGGTGCTGCTGAATATTGTAGTATAGCCAACAGTGTCTGataatttgacaatttttgtcAGTGAAGAAAACCTAGATATTAAAAACCATAAAGCTATACAAATAACCAGAACAACTTAAGtcttcaaaaaaatcatcatttaaattaggggtcgaccgatattgtttttttcagggccgatatcGATAACTGATTAACAGTTGCTGATGAGACCAATAAACAATATTTGGACCTGATGTGCATTTACATTAACTACGAAATAATTGTTAGTATTTAcaatttgtaatataacaaacttcaacacaaaactttttttatacacctttgttaaatgttcaatcaaaactgaaactttgaaCAGGTACAaaaagttcccagcaacttcttataataaagtcaagtgaaaatttaaattaaaaaatggattaaaaaaaatagctccccgaggttttacaaagtaaaagttcctcccatgctgacactgcccgtgcactttttaattaatcaattttatttagtgatcattcaaataaaatgcagatacagataatcagcaaaatgccaaataacaGCCCCCAGtgaggctgataatctgtcgaccgcTAATAAATGTGACTTGATTTAACGCGGTGTACCTTATAAACTAGACGCTAGCTGTGTGTAGTGTCTGAGCGCTCCATGCTGTAGTCACATTTTGCTAAAGTGGCCTACTTATGCACAAAAAATCGAGatgatttcttttgttaaaaacaccCAGATCGACAGCTCAAGGTAGCAGCTTGTAAACAGCAGTAATTGGCAGCACGCAAAGCGCTCCAGACCATTGTGtttattctgcaaaacaaacagctgctttAAAACACCACCAACCACGCCCACAGTCTGGATCCACTGCACGGTTTGCTTTACAGCAGTCAGAGAGCTGATAACAGGAGGTCGATGGTTTCAACAGTATAAGCAATGCACAGTTTTAACATGCCCTTGTGTAAAGTGGAGGCTGGTGTGTTAAATGCCCAGCGACGTTAGCTGAAACGTTAGCTTCCAGCACTCAGTGAAACAATCAATATTTAGTGAGCGTCCGGCTAAGCTAATGCAGCTTTGTGGCTTATTTTAACCACAATGTGTCCAACGTTTAAACCCAGGGTTTTCTGGAAACGACAGCAAAGTGTACATGGTCAATGATTTTCATTAAGATGTTTAACTGAATGATCACTGTGTCACACCTGAGCAAATAAACTGAGCCACCAGCTACAGCTAGCCACAGTTAGCTAGCGGTAGCCAATGCAAATGTAGCTAATTAGCAAACCCACTTACTGTAGTCCAGGTCATCCATTTTTGGCGCTTTACTTTTAGGCATAAATATTTCAGAGTCGACTGTCATTCAATATCAGAAAACTGGGGatatatgtgtaaatatatcCTCAAAACTACAGGGTAAAATAGACAAGCCCTGGTGTCGAAATGTTGGGCCGGAGACAAAGAAGGTGGCGACACCGGAAGCGGTGTCTGGCTTTCGAGGAGCCTACTACCGGtcagttgtttttcaaaataaaacccctTATAGTGCGTTTGGTAATGCGAAAATTGAAGTTTGACACGAATGTATAAATGCGAGTCAGGCTACAAGTACAATGGTTTAAAACAGTGATatgttagtttttatttatttatgtttgtctttcttcaaaaacatgtcatgtcatgtcatgtcatgtcatgtcatgtcatgttataTCATGTCATATCTATTCAATTAGATTCAATTAAATTCTGCAGGTCCTTcctttctgctgctgtcaggcTGTACAACCAGCACTACTACCCAGtaaaccacatacacacacaaaagtggacTTAAACATTTGCAATAATGTGCAATCTTATTATTTCCATGTGCAattggtgtaaatattttaaaactggttttttttactttttatattgttcttttgctttatCTTGTACATTCCTGCTTTGATgtccctttgctgctgtaacaatgcaaatttccccgatgtgggactaataaaggattatcttattttatctacTTGGAGTTTGAGAAGTGAATATTTCTAAATAACTGtaaacttttaacattttgttagaAATactgtcaaatgtcaaaatgtttacaAATAACTACACACCTCTCCTGAGaaccacaaaaaatatatttttgatataaatcaatttttttctggattggattttgttgttgttttcaatgtaaaaatatttatttcagacTGACATGAGTCATTGtaaagtcatgaaaaataaagGTTTACAGAGAAAGTCAGACATGTAGAGACCCACATGAATTGCAAACCTTTAAAATTCACCCAACTGGTCAATCTGACATTACAAACTGACAAATTAACTcaccaccatgtgcatttagTATCTGTGctagtgttttttattttaccagatTGTCTTCATCAGTAGATCGATGATAGATGTAGATGTAGATAGATGTAGATCTTCAATTTTCTGAACACTTGAAAATCTAAAATTGAGCTTGAAAATTGCGGTTTACAATACAGTCTCACCTGAAAGTCCATTTAGTAGCTGTCCTGGAGCTTTTGATCAAATCTGCAATGTTCTGTGACAATTGGTGATACCAAACTACTGCTGACTAATTTATGATACTATGTACATGTAAATACTGGATCTAAATTATCTGTTCCCTGGATGGTGATACAGTGGATGGAAGTAAATCCATACAATAACTTCATTGTACTTACCTCCACTTTCAAGGAGAACATCTTTTAGGTTTGGTGGTTTGTTTAGAGCTGCCTGCATATGCAATATCTGCGTCAAGGGTTCCTCTTCCTCTGGGGCCACAGaacctaaaaatgtatttactcaGGGGTCTCCGGTAAGAAGCTTCATCCAAATTGGCAAACATGTGTTACAAAATGCACTTCTAGAAGCtaatttacaagaatgagacagaaaaacatcggTGTAAAGAAGGAAAAGTCTGAGGAGACAATTAACTGAAATGATGAAACAGTTTTAGTTATTTATGTGACTGTGACTGAGAGGAGTGGAGACAAAATCCAACTCAGTCACTGGTTAGTAGTTTTAACAATGAAGAAAAGGTCATGCCTGCAGATTTACTCCACGCCACAAAAGTTTGATAAAGACGACTCAATCCAATTTGGATCTTcgtcaggtcaaaatgtttgagTAACGGAAATCATACCATTTTTTAAGCATAATGCATATCCATAGGGTGACAAGCGTTGATGCACTAAACTGCCCAGggtgagaaaacattttttacaaaatggaaaaactacatagaaaagaatattaagagaaaaaaaagtaatagaaaagttatatttaaaatatatatcaacATATATGTTAATTTATGAAACACATCAAATTCATTATCCCATACATCAGTCTAcacctaaaatgaaaaattgcattaaattagaggcaaaatagtaaaaatctttaacacatttacagaaataacTTCTTACTTTAACTTGGACCTGTTGAAGATCCAAATTGGACTAATTgtctttattaaactttttttggcatGGATTAAATTTGTTGGTGTTACTTATTTGTCAGCGCTGTTTTTTGATAGCCCTGCACCTACTTGACGTGTATTTAGTTACTCTCCTTCAACCTAATAGTTAAAAAGAAGCAATTAAATACGATATAGATTGCTGATAAGAGCAGCTTCCCTCTCCTGATATCACCAACACTTCTAGCtgtattatataaatattaagacaattttttgtgacaaaatcACACTAGATTTTCTCCAGACAAACGTATCAAgttacatttattcaaaacCATGTATAACTATTAACTGTACATTGTGTATGTATATACTTCATATCTTCATGTGATTTTAGTAATAATTACAATTTCATTACAGGCAGTCTACTACAGACATCTTTATGGCATTATCAATTGAGGGGTTAAACCCCGACATTGTCTTATCAAATTGGTCTATAACTCCATGGTGCGATCTATGGCCATAGACGACAAAATGTTTAGGTAAACTAGTCTCTTAAACATCGAGagtaaacattttgg contains:
- the cyth2 gene encoding cytohesin-2, giving the protein MTVDSEIFMPKSKAPKMDDLDYIPVDLSPEERSELEDIRRRKGVLLQEIQRLREELREAILEVEGLETSTEGSKTLQKSRHVAMGRKKFNMDPKKGIVFLVENELLRHTSEDIAQFLYKGEGLNKTAIGDYLGERDDFNIKVLQAFVDLHEFTDLNLVQALRQFLWSFRLPGEAQKIDRMMEAFAQRYCHCNPGVFQSTDTCYVLSFAIIMLNTSLHNPNVRDKPGVDRFISMNRGINEGGDLPEDLLRNLYESIKNEPFKIPEDDGNDLTHTFFNPDREGWLLKLGGRVKTWKRRWFILTDNCLYYFEYTTDKEPRGIIPLENLSIREVEDPRKPNCFELYIPNNRGQLIKACKTEADGRVVEGNHMVYRISAPTPEEKDEWIHSIKSAVSVDPFYEMLAARKKRISLKKKEEQP